The following proteins come from a genomic window of Triticum aestivum cultivar Chinese Spring chromosome 6A, IWGSC CS RefSeq v2.1, whole genome shotgun sequence:
- the LOC123129805 gene encoding FBD-associated F-box protein At3g52670 → MSYLLSILLRRTILLSIASSAPAKRWSPWQSLEFAGGQQVPRHRKTSPVMANMVEDSQDDRLSKLPDDVLLNIVERLGIVDVARTTVLSRRWKQIPAILSKVVILAGSFEPKHEDWSKLTPDDIVRANTTVLEATRSILERRAGSLYPIHLLRMQFYLGDESILIGQTVANAIATQKVDSAEFTILTKVRKKCTKNELLIYGKQFMSFFDSCPNAFGGLARLTLENLRLGESGFPKIFSICKQLEFLSLYECDMGIKSLLEVEHPQLSELVIVCGRFERVDLKWVPKLTKLKFNVFRSRDDPFCLGYVPLLQTVSIINVAFTWHKMLKLSELLGNSAISNLSLDFKSEKIWVKPEGRRQLLPVFHKLRIVNWINIAEECDLTWTMFLLHGAPNLKELHILVRNHQCEMITGKRRELPVVCKEKDKGLEWEPSASDFKHHNLAELGIYGRFHAADKLVRFARDVVEAAVNLENIRLYKSPVCVRCKHMLKEWTFEETSWLSYEFSKEIPSHVRIHFPSLGQVF, encoded by the exons atgtcatatttgttgtcaattcTTTTGAGGCGGACCATCCTGTTGTCAATTGCTAGCTCTGCCCCTGCCAAGCGGTGGTCTCCCTGGCAGTCACTAGAATTCGCCGGAGGCCAGCAAGTCCCGAGACATCGCAAAACCTCTCCGGTGATGGCGAACATGGTG GAGGACAGTCAAGATGATCGGctcagcaagttgcctgatgacgTTTTGCTCAACATTGTCGAGCGACTTGGTATCGTTGACGTCGCACGAACCACCGTCCTCTCCAGACGTTGGAAGCAGATCCCTGCTATACTCTCGAAAGTTGTTATATTGGCTGGTTCTTTTGAGCCGAAGCACGAAGACTGGAGCAAGTTAACCCCAGATGATATAGTTCGGGCCAACACCACCGTGCTGGAAGCAACCAGGAGCATACTGGAAAGGAGAGCTGGAAGTCTGTACCCCATTCACCTGTTGCGCATGCAATTCTACTTGGGAGATGAGTCCATTTTAATTGGCCAGACTGTTGCCAATGCCATAGCAACACAAAAGGTTGATTCAGCTGAGTTTACAATCTTGACGAAGGTGCGTAAGAAGTGTACCAAGAATGAGCTGCTCATATATGGGAAGCAATTCATGTCATTCTTTGATTCATGTCCAAACGCATTTGGTGGTCTTGCACGCCTCACGCTAGAGAATTTGAGGTTAGGAGAATCAGGTTTCCCCAAGATTTTCAGTATATGCAAGCAACTGGAGTTCCTCTCCCTCTACGAATGTGACATGGGTATTAAGTCTTTGCTGGAAGTGGAACACCCGCAACTCAGTGAACTAGTGATTGTCTGTGGCCGTTTTGAGAGGGTTGATCTGAAGTGGGTACCAAAGCTCACAAAACTGAAATTTAATGTGTTTAGATCTCGGGATGACCCCTTCTGTCTTGGCTATGTCCCACTGCTCCAGACTGTGTCCATCATTAATGTTGCTTTCACTTGGCACAAGATGCTCAAGTTAAGTGAGTTGCTTGGTAACTCTGCCATAAGCAATCTGTCTTTGGACTTCAAAAGCGAAAAG ATTTGGGTCAAACCGGAAGGTCGTAGACAATTGTTACCGGTGTTCCACAAACTCAGGATTGTGAATTGGATTAACATTGCTGAAGAGTGTGATCTGACTTGGACAATGTTCTTACTCCATGGCGCACCCAACCTTAAGGAACTACACATCTTG GTGCGGAATCATCAATGTGAAATGATAACAGGGAAGCGGAGGGAGTTGCCTGTGGTTTGCAAGGAGAAGGACAAGGGACTAGAGTGGGAACCATCTGCATCTGATTTCAAGCACCACAACCTGGCAGAGCTCGGTATCTATGGGAGGTTTCATGCAGCAGACAAACTAGTGCGATTTGCCAGAGATGTCGTGGAAGCAGCTGTGAATCTGGAGAATATAAGACTATACAAGAGTCCAGTGTGTGTTAGGTGCAAGCACATGCTTAAGGAGTGGACATTTGAGGAGACGTCTTGGCTTAGCTACGAATTCAGCAAGGAGATACCCTCGCATGTCCGGATTCACTTTCCGAGTTTGGGGCAAGTCTTCTGA